From a single Pelmatolapia mariae isolate MD_Pm_ZW linkage group LG20, Pm_UMD_F_2, whole genome shotgun sequence genomic region:
- the LOC134619600 gene encoding uncharacterized protein LOC134619600 isoform X1 yields the protein MKHTLFCFIFLTALQDGNTGLVKAQTLLRTEKEGGNITVACNFYLSGSRKLFCKEKCENGNILVETSDDAAQNGRYSIKYENKGVTSSDIMYVSITQLKQSDSGRYRCSLDRVLLTDGNDDFELIVTEASTTSTPNGTLRPFSASVFLSSASTPPTTQSLSSTSGSSTPSSASSGSSDVLIYVGLILVVMIIVLSAALLIFYMKSRTTKPRGPPVETDTEVNRLYEEIRECDIASRSPPVEVSSVYDHPKGPRSGGDESGGIYSLVTSAQNNVEDSSQSLCYSEVDFSHSPDTNGAPCGKTADVVYSTSSEDLSTTNHTEDASPPLYSTVTSV from the exons ATGAAACACACTTTGTTCTGCTTCATCTTCCTCA CAGCACTTCAGGATGGAAACACTGGTTTGGTCAAAGCACAAACTCTCCTTCGTACAGAAAAGGAAGGAGGAAACATCACAGTTGCATGCAACTTTTATTTGTCTGGAAGCAGGAAACTCTTCTGtaaggaaaaatgtgaaaatggaaACATTCTTGTGGAAACATCTGATGATGCAGCTCAGAACGGCAGATACAgcattaaatatgaaaacaaaggtgTTACCTCATCTGATATTATGTATgtgagcatcacacagctgaaacAGTCTGACTCAGGACGGTACAGGTGCTCTTTGGACAGAGTCTTGTTGACAGATGGAAACGATGATTTTGAGCTGATTGTCACAGAAG CTTCAACCACTTCAACACCAAACGGGACTCTGAGACCTTTTTcagcttcagtgtttctctcATCAGCCTCCACACCACCAACAACACAGAGTTTAAGCTCAACTTCAGGAAGCTCCACACCTTCATCAGCCTCCTCTGGAAGTTCAG ATGTGCTGATTTATGTGGGTCTGATTCTGGTCGTTATGATCATCGTCTTATCAGCAGCTCTGCTGATTTTCTACATGAAGAGCAGGACCACTAAACCCAGAG GACCTCCTGTGGAAACAGACACAGAG GTCAACAGGTTGTATGAAGAGATCAGAGAGTGTGACATAGCGAGCAGGTCACCTCCTGTAGAAGTGTCTTCAGTTTATGATCACCCCAAAGGCCCCCGTTCAGGTGGAGATGAAAGCGGAGGCATCTACAGCCTCGTCACCTCTGCTCAGAACAAC GTTGAAGACAGCTCACAAAGTCTCTGTTACTCTGAGGTGGATTTTTCCCACAGTCCTGACACAAACGGCGCCCCCTGTGGTAAGACAGCTGATGTTGTCTACTCCACGTCTTCAGAGGACCTCAGCACCACCAACCACACCGAAGATGCTTCACCTCCTCTGTACTCTACTGTTACATCAGTATGA
- the LOC134619600 gene encoding uncharacterized protein LOC134619600 isoform X2 translates to MKHTLFCFIFLTLQDGNTGLVKAQTLLRTEKEGGNITVACNFYLSGSRKLFCKEKCENGNILVETSDDAAQNGRYSIKYENKGVTSSDIMYVSITQLKQSDSGRYRCSLDRVLLTDGNDDFELIVTEASTTSTPNGTLRPFSASVFLSSASTPPTTQSLSSTSGSSTPSSASSGSSDVLIYVGLILVVMIIVLSAALLIFYMKSRTTKPRGPPVETDTEVNRLYEEIRECDIASRSPPVEVSSVYDHPKGPRSGGDESGGIYSLVTSAQNNVEDSSQSLCYSEVDFSHSPDTNGAPCGKTADVVYSTSSEDLSTTNHTEDASPPLYSTVTSV, encoded by the exons ATGAAACACACTTTGTTCTGCTTCATCTTCCTCA CACTTCAGGATGGAAACACTGGTTTGGTCAAAGCACAAACTCTCCTTCGTACAGAAAAGGAAGGAGGAAACATCACAGTTGCATGCAACTTTTATTTGTCTGGAAGCAGGAAACTCTTCTGtaaggaaaaatgtgaaaatggaaACATTCTTGTGGAAACATCTGATGATGCAGCTCAGAACGGCAGATACAgcattaaatatgaaaacaaaggtgTTACCTCATCTGATATTATGTATgtgagcatcacacagctgaaacAGTCTGACTCAGGACGGTACAGGTGCTCTTTGGACAGAGTCTTGTTGACAGATGGAAACGATGATTTTGAGCTGATTGTCACAGAAG CTTCAACCACTTCAACACCAAACGGGACTCTGAGACCTTTTTcagcttcagtgtttctctcATCAGCCTCCACACCACCAACAACACAGAGTTTAAGCTCAACTTCAGGAAGCTCCACACCTTCATCAGCCTCCTCTGGAAGTTCAG ATGTGCTGATTTATGTGGGTCTGATTCTGGTCGTTATGATCATCGTCTTATCAGCAGCTCTGCTGATTTTCTACATGAAGAGCAGGACCACTAAACCCAGAG GACCTCCTGTGGAAACAGACACAGAG GTCAACAGGTTGTATGAAGAGATCAGAGAGTGTGACATAGCGAGCAGGTCACCTCCTGTAGAAGTGTCTTCAGTTTATGATCACCCCAAAGGCCCCCGTTCAGGTGGAGATGAAAGCGGAGGCATCTACAGCCTCGTCACCTCTGCTCAGAACAAC GTTGAAGACAGCTCACAAAGTCTCTGTTACTCTGAGGTGGATTTTTCCCACAGTCCTGACACAAACGGCGCCCCCTGTGGTAAGACAGCTGATGTTGTCTACTCCACGTCTTCAGAGGACCTCAGCACCACCAACCACACCGAAGATGCTTCACCTCCTCTGTACTCTACTGTTACATCAGTATGA
- the LOC134618358 gene encoding uncharacterized protein LOC134618358: protein MYVSITQLKQSDSGRYRCSLDRAWRLDPNDDFELIVTEASTTSTPNGTLRPFSASVFLSSASTPPTTQSLSSTSGSSTPSSASSGSSDVLIYVGLILVVMIVVLSAALLIFYMKSRTTKPRGPPVETDTEVNRLYEEIRECDIASRSPPVEVSSVYDHPKGPRSGGDESGGIYSLVTSAQNNVEDNSLCLCYSEVDFSHSPDTNGAPCGNSADAVHSTSSEDLSTTNHTKDASPPLYSTVT from the exons ATGTATgtgagcatcacacagctgaaacAGTCTGACTCAGGACGGTACAGGTGCTCTTTGGACAGAGCCTGGAGGCTAGATCCAAACGATGATTTTGAGCTGATTGTCACAGAAG CTTCAACCACTTCAACACCAAACGGGACTCTGAGACCTTTTTcagcttcagtgtttctctcATCAGCCTCCACACCACCAACAACACAGAGTTTAAGCTCAACTTCAGGAAGCTCCACACCTTCATCAGCCTCCTCTGGAAGTTCAG ATGTGCTGATTTATGTGGGTCTGATTCTGGTCGTTATGATCGTCGTCTTATCAGCAGCTCTGCTGATTTTCTACATGAAGAGCAGGACCACTAAACCCAGAG GACCTCCTGTGGAAACAGACACAGAG GTCAACAGGTTGTATGAAGAGATCAGAGAGTGTGACATAGCGAGCAGGTCACCTCCTGTAGAAGTGTCTTCAGTTTATGATCACCCCAAAGGTCCCCGTTCAGGTGGAGATGAAAGCGGAGGCATCTACAGCCTCGTCACCTCTGCTCAGAACAAC GTTGAAGACAACTCACTTTGTCTCTGTTACTCTGAGGTGGATTTTTCCCACAGTCCTGACACAAACGGCGCCCCCTGTGGTAACTCAGCTGATGCTGTCCACTCCACGTCTTCAGAGGACCTCAGCACCACCAACCACACCAAAGATGCTTCACCTCCTCTGTACTCTACTGTTACTTAA